From a single Beijerinckia sp. 28-YEA-48 genomic region:
- a CDS encoding SDR family oxidoreductase, which yields MTNLSGRTIIITGAGGLIGRAFANAIGSAGANTILADLEPQPALVDTITRNGGKAVSLIVDISTPSSVERMANEVVGSFGRIDGLVNNAGFYRGCTMGSFADIPVDEWDRCYSVNVRGTWLCCKAVFPYMRQQNYGKIVNISSNTPFKGVGGMLQYVSSKAAIIGLSRALAREVGDYGICVNNLCPDLIPDPSDLQNEDGIVGNKRVVAQRCFKRTETAEDVTGALVFLLGPGSDFVTGQSLLVNGGAFFH from the coding sequence ATGACGAATCTCAGCGGACGCACCATCATTATCACCGGCGCCGGCGGCCTGATCGGGCGGGCCTTCGCCAACGCCATCGGCTCGGCCGGCGCCAATACTATTCTGGCCGATCTCGAACCGCAGCCTGCCCTGGTCGATACGATCACCCGCAACGGCGGCAAGGCGGTTTCGCTGATCGTCGATATCAGCACTCCATCTTCGGTGGAGCGCATGGCGAATGAGGTCGTCGGCTCCTTCGGCCGTATCGACGGCCTCGTGAACAACGCCGGCTTCTATCGCGGCTGCACGATGGGCTCCTTCGCCGACATTCCCGTCGATGAATGGGACCGCTGTTATAGCGTCAACGTCAGGGGAACCTGGCTGTGCTGCAAGGCCGTCTTCCCCTATATGCGGCAGCAGAACTACGGGAAGATCGTCAACATCTCGTCCAACACGCCCTTCAAAGGCGTTGGCGGCATGCTGCAATATGTCTCCTCCAAGGCAGCGATCATAGGCCTGTCCCGCGCTCTGGCGCGCGAAGTCGGCGACTACGGTATCTGCGTCAACAATCTGTGTCCCGACCTCATTCCCGATCCAAGCGATCTGCAGAACGAGGACGGGATCGTCGGCAACAAACGCGTCGTGGCGCAACGTTGTTTCAAGAGAACCGAAACCGCCGAAGACGTGACCGGCGCCCTGGTATTTCTGCTGGGGCCGGGCTCCGATTTCGTCACCGGACAAAGCCTGCTCGTCAATGGCGGCGCGTTCTTTCACTAG